Proteins encoded together in one Euzebya rosea window:
- a CDS encoding mannitol dehydrogenase family protein, with product MGVPDMKLRPDSLSEADDRLRRPDYDRTALRRSIVHIGVGGFHRAHLATYVDELCRGGHTDWSIVGAGVLPHDAAMAQVMADQDGLYTLLVRDRDGVEATVIGSIVDYVHAHPDPEPLVARIAHADTAIVSLTVTEGGYPVDDVTGEFDPDSHNAAPGSAFAALVAGLARRRADGAPPITVLSCDNVIGNGTVTRTATLGLARTTDPDLADWIERTVAFPNSMVDRITPATTDEDRAWLSRERGLDDAWPVATEPFRQWVVEDHFSGPRLPLEDLDVIVTDDVEPYELFKLRLLNAGHSCLAYLARVAGHRRVDEVMAEDRFAEFLRTFLDAEAGPVVPPAPGIDLEDYKASLVTRFANPAIGDQVDRLCIDGSSKFPKFLVPTIQRQLAAGGPVELSMLALAGWCRYLQGAADDGTALELSADPHLAEAMAFADAARADPAAFLGYRRVFGEALAGDPTVHEAFTEALTRLTADGVRVTIDHTLDRQ from the coding sequence ATGGGAGTGCCTGACATGAAGCTGCGACCGGACAGCCTGTCGGAGGCCGACGATCGGCTCCGTCGACCGGACTACGACCGGACGGCCCTCCGCCGTTCGATCGTCCACATCGGGGTCGGGGGCTTCCATCGAGCCCACCTCGCCACCTACGTCGACGAGCTCTGCCGTGGGGGACACACCGACTGGTCGATCGTCGGAGCGGGTGTGTTGCCCCACGACGCCGCCATGGCGCAGGTCATGGCCGACCAGGACGGGCTGTACACCCTGCTGGTCCGCGACCGGGACGGCGTGGAGGCCACGGTGATCGGCAGCATCGTGGACTACGTGCACGCCCATCCCGACCCCGAACCCCTGGTCGCCAGGATCGCCCACGCCGACACCGCGATCGTGTCGTTGACGGTCACCGAGGGCGGCTACCCCGTCGACGACGTGACCGGCGAGTTCGACCCGGACTCGCACAACGCCGCGCCGGGGTCGGCCTTCGCCGCGCTGGTGGCCGGCCTTGCCCGTCGCCGGGCCGACGGGGCACCGCCGATCACCGTCCTCAGCTGCGACAACGTCATCGGCAACGGCACCGTCACCCGCACCGCGACCCTCGGGCTCGCCCGGACGACCGACCCCGACCTTGCGGACTGGATCGAGCGGACCGTCGCCTTCCCCAACAGCATGGTCGACCGCATCACGCCGGCCACGACGGACGAGGATCGCGCATGGCTCTCGCGCGAGCGGGGACTGGACGACGCCTGGCCGGTCGCCACCGAACCGTTCCGCCAGTGGGTGGTGGAGGACCACTTCTCGGGACCGCGGCTTCCGCTGGAGGACCTCGACGTCATCGTCACCGACGACGTCGAGCCGTACGAGCTGTTCAAGCTCCGGCTGCTGAACGCCGGCCACTCGTGCCTGGCCTACCTGGCGCGAGTGGCCGGTCACCGGCGGGTCGACGAGGTGATGGCCGAGGACCGGTTCGCCGAGTTCCTGCGCACCTTCCTCGACGCCGAGGCGGGACCGGTCGTCCCCCCGGCTCCAGGCATCGACCTCGAGGACTACAAGGCGTCGCTGGTCACGCGGTTCGCCAACCCCGCCATCGGCGATCAGGTCGACCGCCTCTGCATCGACGGGTCGTCGAAGTTCCCCAAGTTCCTGGTGCCGACGATCCAGCGGCAGCTGGCGGCAGGTGGACCGGTCGAGCTGTCGATGCTGGCCCTCGCCGGGTGGTGTCGGTACCTGCAGGGCGCGGCCGACGACGGGACGGCCCTGGAGCTGTCAGCGGACCCCCACCTCGCGGAGGCGATGGCGTTCGCCGACGCCGCCCGCGCCGACCCAGCGGCCTTCCTGGGTTATCGTCGCGTCTTCGGCGAAGCGCTCGCAGGGGACCCCACGGTTCACGAGGCCTTCACCGAGGCGCTGACCCGCCTGACCGCTGACGGCGTCCGTGTCACCATCGACCACACCCTCGACCGCCAGTGA